In Cyanobacteria bacterium FACHB-DQ100, one DNA window encodes the following:
- a CDS encoding DUF4347 domain-containing protein: MQNSSNVLNVLNLRHSSLFDPAPFNLTNSTSSQTLRAAQPESLPDRLVFIDSSVEHFQSFAQSAIAGTKVVLLDPGSDGVDQISKILAEYRDIASIHILSHGSIGSLALGSATLDLGSISHYRNQLQTWSDALSADADLLLYGCNVAADNSTLITQLSEITGADVAGSVDITGNLAQGGNWILEAATGAIESTLPFERDRLASYTGVLAEGNGLRGEYFDNLDFTNSRLTRTDSTVNFNWGNGSPDAGIGADTFSVRWTGQLLAPTTGAYQFFTTTDDGVRLFINGQQVINSFVNQPATERTGTINLVAGQRYDVRMEYFENGGQAVAQLAWAAPGITKQVVPTTQLFSTAPPPLAPENGLRGEYFDNLDFTNSRLTRTDSTVNFNWGNGSPDAGIGADTFSVRWTGQLLAPTTGAYQFFTTTDDGVRLFINGQQVINSFVNQPATERTGTINLVAGQRYDVRMEYFENGGQAVAQLAWAAPGITKQVVPTTQLFNSSTPGTPPPPPTGTGNGLRGEYFDNIDFTAFKFARTDANVNFNWARSSPDSSIAPDTFSVRWTGQVQPLYSDTYTFFTTTDDGIRLFVDGQLVINNFADQPATERRGTIALQAGQRYDIRMEYYENGLDALAQLGWFSANQARQIIPQSQLYSNSFSANPGTIVIGTNSVSVNENAGTASIRVDRVGGSDGAATVRYTTGEGSAKAGTDFTATVGQLTFAAGETSKTVTIPILDDGIAEVTEDFGFGLGETTGAALGINRTALITVIDNDSPSSYTFSAAVYNINENAGSATITVRRNGNTALAGSINYATSNDTATAGSDYTAASGILTFATGETSKTFTIALRDDAEGERNETVNVTLSNPSGGSLGTQPTATLSIADNDFGNISRQAVISGLLQPTAFDWTPGGEYMFIAQKNGVVRVTRNGVLQQTPVVDISEIVNSPRDRGLLGLAVHPQFFNSNPYVYLLYSYDPPETRSASGLAARDGVGNRTARLGRFTATITNGVVSINPGSEVVILGKNSLWQYISRPDLNSTNDFSIPESGKDANGNYVQDFLIIDSESHTVGTVKFGTDGYLYVSNGDGASYNAVDPRAFRSLTLDNLSGKILRIDPITGNAPSSNPFFDGNPQSNRSKIWQYGLRNPFRFTINRDNGQPYIGEVGWSQWEEVNTGRAGANFGWVAYEGNFRTGGYDRLPNVQAFYSSGQTVTNPIYSYRHDGGGGNAINVGDFYTGSTFPAVYDGNLFITDMSRGTVDALIFDETGTFVGQRRFDEGLFGLTQIKTGTDGNLYYSSLVTGEVGRWRPV, encoded by the coding sequence ATGCAAAATTCTTCTAATGTCTTGAATGTTCTGAATTTAAGACATTCTTCCCTGTTTGATCCTGCCCCGTTTAACTTAACTAATTCAACCAGTTCGCAGACACTCCGGGCAGCGCAGCCAGAGAGCTTGCCCGATCGCTTGGTTTTTATCGATTCCTCGGTTGAACACTTTCAAAGTTTTGCCCAAAGCGCGATCGCGGGTACAAAAGTTGTGCTGCTTGATCCCGGCAGCGATGGAGTTGATCAAATTAGCAAAATTCTCGCAGAATATCGAGACATTGCCAGCATTCACATTCTGTCTCACGGCAGCATCGGTAGCCTCGCTCTCGGCAGCGCAACACTCGATCTCGGTTCGATCTCTCACTACCGTAATCAACTCCAAACCTGGTCAGATGCGCTCTCTGCTGATGCAGATTTGTTGCTGTACGGCTGTAACGTTGCGGCTGACAATTCCACGCTCATCACCCAACTCAGTGAAATTACGGGAGCAGATGTCGCAGGCTCAGTTGATATCACAGGCAATCTTGCCCAAGGTGGCAACTGGATACTCGAAGCAGCAACAGGTGCGATCGAGTCCACCTTACCGTTTGAGCGCGATCGGCTTGCCTCCTATACAGGCGTGCTTGCCGAGGGGAACGGTCTACGGGGTGAATACTTCGACAACCTCGACTTCACGAATTCAAGACTAACCCGCACCGATAGCACCGTAAACTTCAACTGGGGGAACGGCTCACCCGATGCTGGCATCGGTGCAGATACCTTCTCAGTTCGTTGGACAGGTCAACTGCTTGCCCCCACCACCGGAGCCTATCAGTTCTTTACCACGACGGACGATGGAGTACGGCTGTTCATCAATGGACAGCAGGTGATCAACAGCTTCGTTAATCAACCTGCAACTGAGCGCACCGGCACGATAAACCTGGTTGCCGGGCAGCGATACGACGTTCGTATGGAGTATTTCGAGAACGGAGGACAAGCGGTTGCACAACTCGCTTGGGCGGCTCCAGGGATCACAAAGCAAGTCGTCCCCACAACTCAACTGTTTAGCACTGCGCCCCCACCCCTCGCACCTGAGAACGGTCTACGGGGTGAATACTTCGACAACCTCGACTTCACGAATTCAAGACTAACCCGCACCGATAGCACCGTAAACTTCAACTGGGGGAACGGCTCACCCGATGCTGGCATCGGTGCAGATACCTTCTCAGTTCGTTGGACAGGTCAACTGCTTGCCCCCACCACCGGAGCCTATCAGTTCTTTACCACGACGGACGATGGAGTACGGCTGTTCATCAATGGACAGCAGGTGATCAACAGCTTCGTTAATCAACCTGCAACTGAGCGCACCGGCACGATAAACCTGGTTGCCGGGCAGCGATACGACGTTCGTATGGAGTATTTCGAGAACGGAGGACAAGCGGTTGCACAACTCGCTTGGGCGGCTCCAGGGATCACAAAGCAAGTCGTCCCCACAACTCAACTGTTTAACAGTAGCACCCCAGGTACTCCGCCACCGCCACCCACGGGTACGGGTAATGGTCTACGCGGTGAATACTTTGACAACATCGACTTCACAGCCTTTAAATTTGCTCGGACTGATGCAAACGTGAACTTTAACTGGGCAAGGAGTTCACCGGATTCGAGCATTGCTCCTGATACCTTTTCGGTTCGCTGGACGGGTCAGGTTCAGCCTCTCTACAGCGATACCTACACCTTCTTCACCACCACCGATGATGGGATACGGCTGTTTGTAGATGGGCAACTGGTCATTAACAACTTTGCGGATCAACCTGCAACTGAACGCAGAGGCACGATCGCACTGCAAGCCGGACAGCGATATGACATTCGCATGGAATACTATGAAAACGGTCTCGATGCCTTGGCGCAACTTGGTTGGTTTAGTGCCAATCAAGCTCGTCAAATCATTCCGCAATCGCAGCTTTACAGCAACAGCTTCTCGGCAAATCCGGGAACGATCGTCATTGGAACGAATAGCGTCAGCGTCAACGAAAATGCAGGCACGGCATCGATTCGCGTCGATCGAGTCGGCGGTAGCGATGGAGCTGCAACCGTCCGCTACACTACCGGAGAAGGAAGCGCCAAAGCAGGGACAGACTTCACTGCCACTGTAGGTCAACTCACCTTTGCAGCAGGCGAAACCAGCAAAACAGTGACGATTCCAATTCTGGATGACGGCATCGCAGAAGTCACCGAAGATTTTGGCTTTGGGTTGGGAGAAACCACGGGCGCAGCCTTGGGTATCAACCGCACGGCATTGATTACCGTGATCGATAATGATTCGCCGTCTAGCTATACCTTTAGTGCTGCGGTCTACAACATCAACGAGAACGCTGGATCGGCAACGATCACGGTTCGACGCAATGGAAATACCGCCCTCGCCGGCAGCATTAACTATGCCACCAGTAATGACACTGCAACGGCTGGTTCAGACTACACCGCCGCTTCTGGTATCCTCACTTTTGCTACCGGAGAAACCAGCAAGACCTTCACGATCGCGCTCAGAGATGACGCAGAGGGCGAGCGCAACGAAACCGTCAATGTCACCTTGAGCAATCCGAGCGGGGGTAGTTTAGGCACTCAGCCAACCGCAACGCTGTCGATCGCAGACAATGATTTCGGTAATATCAGTCGTCAAGCAGTAATTTCGGGACTCTTGCAGCCGACTGCGTTCGATTGGACACCAGGCGGTGAGTATATGTTCATCGCTCAGAAAAATGGCGTAGTGCGAGTCACTCGCAATGGAGTGTTGCAACAAACGCCAGTCGTCGACATCTCTGAGATCGTCAATAGTCCCCGCGATCGTGGTTTGCTCGGTTTAGCGGTGCATCCGCAATTCTTCAATAGCAATCCGTATGTCTACTTGCTGTATTCGTATGACCCGCCTGAGACGCGCAGTGCTTCTGGCTTGGCGGCTCGTGATGGCGTAGGCAACCGTACCGCGCGATTAGGACGATTTACCGCAACGATTACCAACGGAGTGGTGTCGATCAATCCGGGCAGCGAAGTGGTGATTCTTGGTAAAAACAGTCTTTGGCAGTACATCAGCCGACCAGACTTGAACAGCACCAACGACTTCAGCATCCCTGAATCGGGTAAAGACGCGAATGGCAACTACGTTCAGGACTTCCTGATTATCGATAGTGAATCCCATACAGTCGGAACAGTGAAGTTTGGTACGGATGGCTACTTGTATGTGAGTAACGGCGATGGGGCTTCATATAATGCAGTTGATCCAAGAGCATTCCGCAGCTTAACGCTCGACAACTTATCTGGTAAGATTCTGCGGATCGATCCGATTACAGGTAATGCGCCGTCCTCGAATCCGTTCTTTGATGGCAATCCGCAAAGCAACCGATCGAAGATCTGGCAATACGGCTTGAGAAATCCGTTCCGCTTTACGATTAACCGAGATAACGGACAACCTTACATCGGCGAGGTCGGGTGGTCGCAGTGGGAAGAAGTCAACACCGGACGGGCTGGCGCAAACTTCGGCTGGGTGGCATATGAAGGCAACTTCAGAACAGGCGGTTATGACAGACTGCCCAATGTCCAAGCATTTTATAGCAGCGGTCAAACGGTGACGAATCCGATTTATAGCTATCGTCACGATGGCGGTGGTGGTAATGCGATCAATGTTGGTGACTTCTACACCGGAAGCACTTTCCCTGCGGTCTATGACGGTAATCTATTCATCACCGATATGAGCCGGGGCACTGTGGATGCGTTGATCTTCGATGAAACAGGCACATTTGTTGGTCAGCGACGCTTTGACGAGGGTTTGTTTGGCTTGACGCAAATCAAAACCGGGACTGACGGCAACCTATATTATTCCAGCTTGGTCACGGGTGAGGTTGGACGCTGGCGACCTGTATAG
- a CDS encoding D-alanine--D-alanine ligase, which translates to MTKLNVGLLFGGRSGEHEVSIASARSIAQALSDLTNAEKYDLMPFYIQKDGQWRSPDVARSVLQSGAIDCPDLATNLWQFPSEAAQVDVWFPILHGPNGEDGTIQGLLTLMQKPFVGSGVLGSAVGMDKLTMKMAFAQAGLPQVKYLAVSRAEVYSNPCVFPKLCDRIEAELGYPCFVKPANLGSSVGISKVRTRAELEAALDSAASYDRRIIVEAGVVAREVECAVLGNDQAKASVVGEIRFDSDFYDYETKYTAGKSSHVIPANLPPEITSLIQERALQAFRAVDASGLSRVDFFYVESTGEILINEINTLPGFTATSMYPMMWEAAGISYPSLVDQLIQLALEA; encoded by the coding sequence ATGACAAAGCTTAACGTTGGATTGCTTTTTGGTGGGCGCTCTGGTGAACATGAAGTCTCGATCGCATCGGCGCGATCGATTGCCCAAGCTCTCAGCGATCTGACCAATGCCGAGAAATACGATTTGATGCCGTTCTACATTCAGAAAGACGGACAATGGCGCTCGCCTGACGTGGCGCGATCGGTGTTGCAGTCCGGTGCGATCGATTGTCCCGATCTCGCCACGAATCTCTGGCAATTTCCCTCAGAAGCGGCACAGGTCGATGTCTGGTTTCCGATTCTGCACGGGCCAAATGGAGAAGACGGTACGATCCAAGGCTTGCTGACCTTGATGCAGAAACCCTTTGTTGGCTCTGGAGTGTTGGGATCTGCCGTGGGAATGGACAAGCTGACGATGAAGATGGCGTTTGCTCAAGCAGGCTTACCGCAGGTGAAATATTTGGCAGTCAGTCGGGCTGAAGTCTACTCAAACCCCTGTGTTTTTCCTAAGCTGTGCGATCGCATCGAAGCGGAGCTTGGTTATCCTTGCTTCGTCAAGCCTGCTAATCTCGGCTCATCAGTCGGAATCTCAAAGGTGCGGACTCGTGCAGAGCTAGAAGCAGCGTTAGACAGTGCGGCGAGTTACGATCGACGAATCATCGTTGAAGCGGGAGTCGTAGCGCGTGAAGTCGAGTGTGCAGTGTTAGGAAATGATCAAGCGAAGGCTTCGGTGGTGGGTGAAATCCGCTTTGATAGCGATTTTTATGATTATGAAACCAAGTACACCGCAGGCAAGTCCAGCCATGTCATTCCAGCGAATTTACCTCCAGAAATTACTAGCTTGATTCAAGAGCGAGCACTACAGGCGTTTCGTGCCGTGGATGCTTCGGGCTTAAGCCGCGTGGATTTCTTTTATGTGGAATCCACGGGTGAAATCTTGATCAATGAAATCAATACATTGCCTGGTTTTACGGCAACCAGTATGTACCCGATGATGTGGGAAGCGGCAGGAATTTCTTATCCAAGCTTAGTAGATCAGTTAATTCAGCTTGCGCTGGAAGCTTGA
- a CDS encoding TPM domain-containing protein — protein sequence MKKLLHPFCRGWLLALVLATLAWTTPAFATSLYEVPPVTDDVRVVDLAEIISRFNEGKLTETFTDLANKTGQEVHFVTIRRLDYDETIGSFADKLFKQWFPTPEASTNQTLVVLDSVTNNSAIVTGEKAKSILSEQIAQSVSQETMQVPLQKGDRYNQAFLDVGDRLVAVLSGEPDPGPPVVVDQVKTEGTFASREETAQSNALPWVVGLLIAATVIPMVTYYWYVR from the coding sequence ATGAAAAAGCTCCTCCATCCTTTCTGCCGGGGCTGGCTCCTTGCTTTGGTTTTGGCTACCTTGGCTTGGACTACTCCCGCTTTTGCAACCAGTTTGTACGAAGTGCCGCCTGTTACTGATGACGTGCGCGTGGTTGATTTAGCTGAGATTATCAGTCGCTTCAATGAAGGCAAACTGACCGAAACCTTCACTGATTTAGCAAACAAAACGGGACAAGAAGTTCACTTTGTCACGATTCGACGGCTCGACTACGATGAAACGATCGGTTCGTTTGCCGATAAATTATTCAAGCAATGGTTCCCCACGCCTGAAGCCAGCACCAATCAAACCCTGGTGGTTTTAGACAGCGTGACGAACAATTCTGCGATCGTCACTGGCGAAAAAGCCAAGTCTATCCTGTCTGAGCAGATTGCTCAGAGTGTCTCTCAGGAGACGATGCAGGTTCCCTTGCAGAAGGGCGATCGCTACAATCAGGCATTTTTGGATGTGGGCGATCGTTTAGTTGCGGTGCTGTCGGGTGAACCTGATCCGGGGCCTCCTGTAGTGGTCGATCAGGTGAAAACCGAGGGAACCTTCGCATCGCGAGAAGAAACCGCGCAAAGTAATGCACTTCCCTGGGTGGTTGGCTTGCTGATTGCAGCAACGGTAATTCCTATGGTGACTTACTACTGGTACGTGCGATAG
- a CDS encoding glycosyltransferase, which yields MVLLVAFVLVVSVVAIAIFSQRLDRALKDAPTIAVRSQSVEPLPKVSVIIPAYNEAANIEACVTAVLGSTTLNADQLEVLVIDDQSSDETKAIVELFQESRQDERLKLFSAGERPAGEVWVGKNWACTQAVKHAQGEFLLFIDADVRLKPQCIETTIAYAQQEKIDLLSLAVVVLCRHWSEWLVQPIIVMLLAVGFEFAPVNDPKSDTAFAAGPFMLFRRSAYEAIGGHAAVHDYVVEDVELGRRIKQKGLKLWYGLGRGLAEVQMYRSFSALWEGWTKNWFEGSNRNYQSTLYCVFVTLLIFAVPSIGLAIGLTNLVFSGLTIWNAIVLGLSAIALLQHYLIRARNEPLLSISPRYWWAMGIGGLLLCAIVLGSIVKTETGWGWTWRGRSLSAPS from the coding sequence ATGGTGTTGCTCGTTGCGTTTGTCCTGGTTGTTTCAGTCGTTGCGATCGCGATTTTTTCTCAAAGGCTCGATCGAGCGCTCAAAGATGCGCCGACGATTGCGGTGCGATCGCAGTCCGTTGAGCCGTTGCCCAAAGTCTCTGTGATTATTCCGGCGTACAACGAAGCTGCGAATATTGAAGCTTGTGTGACAGCCGTGCTGGGAAGTACAACGCTAAATGCGGATCAGCTTGAAGTGCTAGTCATCGACGATCAATCAAGTGATGAAACTAAAGCGATCGTGGAGCTTTTTCAGGAGTCACGGCAGGATGAACGATTGAAGCTATTCTCGGCGGGAGAGCGTCCTGCGGGTGAAGTTTGGGTCGGGAAAAATTGGGCTTGTACTCAAGCGGTAAAACACGCACAGGGCGAATTTTTGCTGTTCATTGATGCGGATGTGCGACTCAAGCCGCAGTGTATTGAAACGACGATCGCCTATGCCCAACAAGAAAAGATTGATCTATTATCGCTGGCAGTTGTGGTTCTTTGTCGGCACTGGTCGGAATGGTTAGTGCAGCCGATTATTGTAATGCTCTTGGCCGTCGGGTTTGAGTTTGCTCCCGTCAACGACCCAAAGTCAGACACTGCATTTGCAGCCGGCCCGTTTATGTTGTTTCGTCGCAGCGCGTATGAAGCGATCGGGGGTCATGCTGCCGTCCATGATTATGTGGTTGAAGATGTTGAGCTAGGTCGCCGGATTAAACAGAAAGGGTTGAAGCTGTGGTACGGCTTAGGGCGGGGGCTTGCTGAGGTGCAGATGTATCGATCGTTTTCGGCTTTATGGGAAGGCTGGACAAAAAATTGGTTTGAGGGATCGAATCGCAATTATCAGTCTACGCTCTATTGTGTGTTTGTGACGCTGCTGATTTTTGCAGTGCCTTCGATTGGGCTAGCGATCGGGCTAACGAATCTTGTATTTTCCGGTTTGACGATTTGGAACGCGATCGTTTTGGGATTGAGCGCGATCGCATTGTTGCAGCATTATTTGATTCGAGCCAGGAACGAACCGCTGCTCTCAATTTCGCCGCGATACTGGTGGGCAATGGGGATAGGCGGATTGCTTCTGTGTGCGATCGTGCTGGGATCGATCGTCAAAACCGAGACCGGATGGGGCTGGACGTGGCGTGGGAGATCGTTAAGTGCGCCTTCTTAA
- a CDS encoding c-type cytochrome: MLKIIAIALTALFLCATPAWAAEPSGAKLFEVQCAGCHVNGGNIVRRGKTLKLKALEKNGYSTVDAIASIITNGKGNMSAYKDRLSETEIQTVAQYVLDRASQNWK; the protein is encoded by the coding sequence ATGCTGAAAATCATTGCGATCGCGTTAACGGCTTTATTTCTGTGCGCTACTCCGGCTTGGGCAGCAGAACCCAGCGGAGCAAAGCTGTTTGAGGTGCAGTGTGCCGGATGTCATGTGAATGGCGGCAACATTGTGCGACGGGGTAAAACGCTGAAATTGAAAGCATTGGAGAAGAACGGATACAGCACGGTAGACGCGATCGCCAGCATTATTACCAACGGCAAAGGGAATATGTCGGCATACAAAGACCGACTCAGTGAGACCGAGATTCAGACAGTGGCTCAGTATGTCCTCGATCGAGCCAGCCAAAACTGGAAATAA
- a CDS encoding sterol desaturase family protein — protein sequence MLGRIGVGVLCFAIAFVLASLVEYWVHRLMHKPYKLGERHRDHHRRNEGQGVLWEFFDYLKGTILIMGLLFFVSIEAGIGWFLGGLVYAAFSSYAHQLQHENPTKCFWMKMPVHYVHHKYGMWHHNFGLAVDWWDHVFGTYKPVEWLTEQELSQPDRNYLQLRWW from the coding sequence GTGCTTGGAAGAATCGGCGTTGGCGTATTGTGTTTTGCGATCGCGTTTGTGTTGGCAAGCTTGGTTGAATATTGGGTACATCGACTGATGCACAAGCCGTATAAATTGGGCGAACGGCATCGCGATCATCATCGCCGCAACGAAGGACAAGGCGTACTCTGGGAATTCTTCGACTACCTCAAGGGCACAATTTTGATTATGGGGCTGTTGTTCTTTGTGTCGATCGAAGCGGGAATCGGTTGGTTCTTGGGTGGATTGGTCTACGCTGCGTTTTCGTCCTACGCGCATCAGCTACAACACGAAAATCCCACCAAATGCTTTTGGATGAAAATGCCTGTTCATTACGTACATCATAAATACGGTATGTGGCATCACAATTTTGGTTTAGCTGTAGATTGGTGGGATCATGTGTTTGGCACTTACAAGCCCGTTGAATGGTTGACCGAGCAAGAATTAAGCCAGCCCGATCGCAATTACTTACAGTTGCGCTGGTGGTAG
- a CDS encoding TIGR03885 family FMN-dependent LLM class oxidoreductase, whose product MVEIGYHASHEQFKPSTLIKLVQTAEQAGFTRISCSDHFHPWSERQGESGFAWSWLGAAMQVTSLPFIVVCAPGQRYHPAIIAQAAATLAEMFPERFSICVGSGQALNELITGDRWLAKAQRNQRLKECVDVMRSLWAGETVTHYGLVQVEEAKLYTRAIVPPKIIGAAITPETAKWVGGWADALITIAQPLPKLKQVVEAFRQGGGAGKPMYLKVQLSYAENAALAREMAHDQWRTNIFQSAVLSDLRSPQQFDQMAELVQPEEMDEFVLISAESGQFVEWLQQYVDLGFDALYLHNVNREQEQFIEAFGKGVLPTIARSRLYA is encoded by the coding sequence ATGGTTGAAATTGGCTATCATGCCTCGCACGAGCAATTCAAGCCGAGTACATTAATCAAGCTTGTGCAAACAGCAGAGCAAGCCGGATTCACCCGCATTTCTTGCTCTGATCACTTTCATCCTTGGAGTGAACGTCAAGGAGAAAGCGGATTTGCTTGGTCTTGGCTGGGTGCTGCGATGCAGGTGACAAGTTTGCCGTTTATCGTGGTGTGTGCGCCCGGACAGCGCTATCACCCGGCAATCATTGCTCAAGCCGCTGCAACTTTGGCGGAGATGTTTCCAGAACGGTTTTCGATCTGTGTTGGCAGTGGGCAAGCGCTGAATGAATTAATCACCGGCGATCGCTGGTTAGCTAAAGCCCAACGCAATCAGCGCCTCAAAGAATGTGTGGATGTGATGCGATCGTTGTGGGCGGGAGAAACGGTAACGCACTATGGTTTGGTGCAAGTGGAGGAAGCGAAGCTGTATACAAGAGCGATCGTTCCTCCAAAGATAATTGGAGCTGCAATCACGCCTGAAACGGCAAAATGGGTCGGAGGATGGGCAGATGCACTGATTACGATTGCTCAGCCCCTGCCAAAACTGAAGCAAGTCGTCGAAGCGTTTCGGCAAGGGGGCGGAGCCGGAAAGCCGATGTATCTCAAAGTCCAGCTTTCGTATGCTGAGAATGCAGCGTTAGCGCGTGAAATGGCGCACGATCAATGGCGCACGAATATCTTTCAGAGTGCGGTGTTATCTGATTTACGGAGTCCTCAGCAGTTTGACCAGATGGCAGAATTAGTTCAACCCGAAGAAATGGATGAATTTGTCTTAATTTCTGCTGAATCGGGTCAGTTTGTTGAATGGCTCCAGCAATATGTTGATTTAGGCTTTGATGCGCTCTATTTACATAATGTGAATCGCGAACAAGAACAGTTTATTGAAGCGTTTGGCAAGGGTGTGTTGCCTACGATCGCACGTTCGCGACTCTACGCTTAA